A genomic region of Arachis stenosperma cultivar V10309 chromosome 9, arast.V10309.gnm1.PFL2, whole genome shotgun sequence contains the following coding sequences:
- the LOC130948371 gene encoding uncharacterized protein LOC130948371 isoform X1: MSKMCLDNSAGGSSHMKKTPEKTTKLIEIVANNQYLYSSNRNPINSRTPKKKGILEVKAFDALLAQNKILSHQMNLISQQLSGMQVSAVNTQNAFQETPYDMTGSSMQGIFWLKLRDLSKNLIQRLKRTADAVGF; encoded by the exons ATGTCTAAAATGTGTTTGGATAATTCTGCAGGTGGTTCATCACACATGAAGAAGACACCAGAGAAAACTACTAAGCTTATTGAGATTGttgctaacaaccaatatttatactcttCTAACAGAAATCCTATTAACTCTAGGACTCCTAAGAAGAAAGGCATTTTGGAAGTAAAAGCTTTTGATGCTCTTCTTGCTCAGAATAAAATTTTGTCTCATCAGATGAATTTgatttctcaacaattgagtgggATGCAGGTTTCAGCTGTCAACACTCAGAATGCTTTTCAAGAGACCCCTTATGACATGACTGGTAGCTCTATGCAAG gtattttctggctgaaattgagggacttgagcaaaaatctgattcagagactgaaaaggactgcagatgctgttggattctga
- the LOC130948371 gene encoding uncharacterized protein LOC130948371 isoform X2 gives MSKMCLDNSAGGSSHMKKTPEKTTKLIEIVANNQYLYSSNRNPINSRTPKKKGILEVSAVNTQNAFQETPYDMTGSSMQGIFWLKLRDLSKNLIQRLKRTADAVGF, from the exons ATGTCTAAAATGTGTTTGGATAATTCTGCAGGTGGTTCATCACACATGAAGAAGACACCAGAGAAAACTACTAAGCTTATTGAGATTGttgctaacaaccaatatttatactcttCTAACAGAAATCCTATTAACTCTAGGACTCCTAAGAAGAAAGGCATTTTGGAA GTTTCAGCTGTCAACACTCAGAATGCTTTTCAAGAGACCCCTTATGACATGACTGGTAGCTCTATGCAAG gtattttctggctgaaattgagggacttgagcaaaaatctgattcagagactgaaaaggactgcagatgctgttggattctga
- the LOC130950737 gene encoding GABA transporter 1, giving the protein MMGTVDTSDSEKGFVMNQPTTPSMEMLDAEANKELDAGAKFVLKSKGSWLHCGYHLTTSIVGPAILTLPYSFTLLGWVGGVLWLSLAALTTFYSYNLLSVVLEHHAQLGHRQLRFRDMARDILGPGWAKYYVGPLQFLLCFGTVIGGPLVGGKSLKFIYQLYNPDGPMKLYQFIIICGVVTLILAQLPSFHSLRYLNLLSLILSVTYAACVTVGSIYIGHSKHAIPRHYSVKGSNADQLFGVFNGISIIATAYACGIIPEIQATVAPPVKGKMLKGLCVCYSVIGATFFSVAISGYWAFGNEAGQTILGNFFDQENNPLLPKWFFLMTNILILVQVMPMTAVYLQPTNEIFEATFGDPKFGQFSVRNVVPRVVLRSVSVAAATLLAAMLPFFADIMALFGAFGFIPLDFILPMVFFNLTFKPSKKSIMFWGNTLIAVASSILVVIGGIASIRAIVLDANTYHLFADR; this is encoded by the exons ATGATGGGAACAGTTGATACAAGTGATAGTGAGAAGGGATTTGTGATGAACCAACCCACAACCCCATCAATGGAGATGTTAGATGCAGAAGCCAATAAGGAACTTGATGCTGGAGCTAAGTTTGTTCTCAAATCTAAAG GATCATGGTTGCACTGTGGGTACCATTTGACAACATCAATAGTGGGACCTGCTATTCTTACTCTTCCATACTCATTCACGTTGTTGGGTTGGGTTGGTGGAGTTCTATGGCTCTCGCTTGCAGCTTTAACCACTTTCTATTCATACAATCTTTTATCTGTGGTTTTGGAACATCATGCTCAACTTGGTCATCGCCAGCTTAGATTCAGAGACATGGCTAGAGACATCTTAG GACCTGGATGGGCTAAGTACTATGTTGGTCCTCTTCAGTTTCTCTTATGCTTTGGAACAGTCATTGGTGGTCCTCTTGTTGGAGGAAAGAGCCTCAAG TTCATTTACCAGCTCTACAATCCAGATGGACCAATGAAGCTTTACCAATTCATCATTATATGTGGGGTTGTAACACTCATTTTGGCTCAGCTTCCATCATTCCACTCCCTCAGATACCTTAATTTGCTTTCTCTTATCCTAAGTGTGACTTATGCTGCATGTGTCACTGTGGGATCTATATACATTG GTCACTCAAAGCATGCAATTCCTAGGCATTATTCTGTAAAGGGTTCTAATGCTGATCAATTATTTGGTGTCTTCAATGGTATTTCAATCATTGCTACAGCATATGCTTGTGGAATCATTCCAGAAATTCAG GCAACTGTGGCACCTCCTGTGAAGGGGAAAATGCTGAAAGGACTATGTGTGTGTTACTCTGTTATAGGCGCCACCTTTTTCAGTGTTGCCATCTCAGGTTATTGGGCATTTGGCAATGAAGCTGGTCAAACAATTCTTGGCAACTTCTTTGATCAAGAGAATAATCCTTTGCTGCCCAAATGGTTTTTCTTGATGACTAATATATTAATCCTTGTTCAAGTGATGCCAATGACTGCG GTTTATCTGCAACCAACAAATGAAATATTTGAAGCAACATTTGGAGACCCAAAATTTGGACAATTTTCAGTTAGAAATGTTGTACCAAGGGTGGTTCTAAGGTCAGTATCAGTGGCAGCAGCAACTTTGTTAGCAGCAATGTTGCCATTCTTTGCAGATATAATGGCCTTGTTTGGTGCATTTGGGTTCATTCCTCTTGATTTTATTTTGCCCATGGTATTCTTCAATTTGACATTTAAGCCCTCAAAGAAAAGCATAATGTTTTGGGGGAACACATTGATTGCAGTAGCATCCTCAATTTTGGTTGTAATAGGAGGCATTGCATCAATTAGAGCAATAGTGCTTGATGCAAATACATATCATTTATTTGCTGATAGGTAA